GATCGACCAGAGACTGTGCATCATTTAACGAAAGTTATGCATCGATTAGAAGACGGTTTGTATGAAGCTGAAGCGATTCTTTCTGTGCCTGGGATTTGGATTGGTATGGTTGAGGCCAGCCGGGGGAAAGATGTGTACCGGAATCAATTTCTCTTAAAAGTGGAAGGGTCTGTGATTGGTGAACCAAGTCGAGATCCAGCTGATCATTTTTCACTCGATCAGTATCTACCAGATGACGTTCAACAAAAGGTTGAATCGTATGAAAGCTTTGATCGTTAATTCTTTTCAAATACCTGAAGCAAAGGTATAATAGCAGTAGGTTAATAAAGGGTCGGAGATAGTGAGGCCGCAACACTCAGCAGAGAGTTTTCTGACTCTGTAGAAGGTTGTGGTCTTTTTTAGATTTACCATGTGAAGGGGTGTAGTGAATTGACACATACATTTTCAAGTGAGAGGCGTTATGCGTACATTGAGGAACTGACAACAACAGAACTCGACGTATTAGTGATAGGTGGGGGAATTACAGGTGCGGGTATTGCACTAGATGCTTCTTCTCGTGGGATGAAGATAGGTTTAATTGAAATGCAAGACTTTGCTGCGGGGACGTCAAGTCGCTCAACCAAGCTTGTTCATGGTGGCCTTAGGTATTTAAAGCAACTTGAGGTGAAACTTGTCGCAGAAGTGGGGAAAGAGCGAGCAATTGTGTATGAAAATGCTCCACATGTAACGAGTCCAACCTGGATGCTTTTGCCGATTTATAAAAACGGTACATTTGGAAAAGTGTCAACTTCGCTCGGTTTAAACATGTATGATCGATTAGCTGATGTCGATAAAAAAGAACGTCGGACGATGCTGAATAGAAAAACGACACAAGAGCGCGAACCTTTACTGAGAAAAGAAAAGCTTAAAGGCGGCGGACTGTATGTTGAATACCGAACAGACGATGCGAGATTAACGATTGAGGTTTTAAAAGAAGCCGTCAGACTCGGCACGATCGCTGTTAGTTATGCGAAAGTGGAATCATTTATCTATGAAAACGGGAAAGCAATTGGTGTGGTAATGGTCGATCAGTTAACAGGCGAAGCCAAAAAAGTATATGCGAAAAAGATTGTAAATGCAGCAGGGCCTTGGGTCGATACGTTACGAGAACAAGATCGATCAAAAACAAAGAAATATTTAAAGTTATCAAAAGGGGTTCATCTTGTGATCGATCATGGACGGTTTCCGTTAAGGCAAGCTGTTTATTTTGATACAGAAAAAGATGGTCGAATGATATTTGCAATTCCAAGAGATGGGAAGACCTATATCGGTACAACAGATACGTATTATGAAGGAGACATTACGCACCCTAGAATGACGATTGCTGATCGCGACTATTTATTAGCAGTAGCAAACTTTATGTTTCCCGCACTATCGCTTACAACGGAAGACGTGGAATCCAGCTGGGCTGGATTACGACCACTTATATATGAAGATGGGAAGGGGCCTTCTGAAATATCTAGAAAAGATGAAGTGTTCATATCAGATTCTGGCCTTCTCACAATCGCAGGTGGCAAATTAACAGGCTATAGAAAGATGGCTGAGCGTGTCGTTAATTCAATTAGTAAAGACCTAGGTGTAAATGTTCCATGTCAGACAGAATCGATAACTTTATCGGGTGGACATGTTGGTGGAGTTGCGCAGCTTGGGGCCTTTTTGGAGCAAAGAAAACTAGAAGGAATGAGTTTAGGGCTGACAGAAGCAACCGCATTATCACTAGCAAAGCTCTATGGGTCAAATGTGACGAAAGTTTTTGCGATTATGAGGCAAACGAAGAAACATGCCGAATCGTTTCATTTGCCAAAAGAGTTGTTCGCTCAGTTACGGTACGGAATAGAAGAGGAGATGGTTGTGACACCACTGGATTTCTTTAATCGTCGCACCGGAGCATTGTTTTTTAATATTGTTTGGATTAAAACACATAAAGAAGCTGTCATCAGATATATGAAATCTGTTTTTGAGTGGGATGAAGAACGAACCAAGAAGCATGAAGAGGAATTGAATCAAGAGCTTTATTATGCCATGACGCCTGTAGCTGACGAGAGGCATCCGCTTTAGGGTAGTGAATCTCGTAATCTTTCTTAGGGGAGATCAATTTGCCAAGAGGACTCGGCGCGTCGATGTGGAATAGTATATAATAGTGCACGTGGATGCCAACTAGAGGAGGAATGAATATGGACTGGATGAACAGATATGAAAAGTGGAATACTTTTTTTGCTCTTGAACCAGAACTAAAAGAAGCAATGCAACAACTAGAGGGAAATGAAGAAGCCCTTGAGGATTGCTTTTACAAAGACTTAGAATTTGGAACGGGCGGGATTCGTGGAGAAATTGGACCAGGGCCTAACCGTCTGAATACATATACGATTCGTCGCGCAGCAGAAGGGCTAGCGCAATATATAGCATCAAATGGAGAAGAAGCAAAAAAGCGTGGGGTAGCAATTGCTTTTGATTCTAGGCATAAATCACCGGAGTTTGCACGTGAAGCTGCATTAACACTTGGAAAGCATGGGATACAAACATACTTATTTCATGATCTTCGTCCAACTCCCGAATTATCATTCGCTGTTCGCAAGCTAAATGCCTACGCAGGAATTGTCGTCACAGCAAGTCACAACCCTCCTGAATACAACGGGTTTAAAGTGTATGGTCCAGATGGTGGACAACTCCCACCAGGCCCTGCAGATGAGTTGGTTCGTTATGTAAGTGGCATTGAAGATGAGTTAACGATCGAAGTAGCTGATGAGATGGTTTTAAAAGGAGACAGACTTCTTCAAGTGATTGCAGAAGACATTGATGATGCATATAATGAGCAACTTAAAACGATCCTTGTTCAACCTAAACTTGTGGAGGAAGTAGGAAGCGACGTAAAAATCGTCTTTACCCCTCTACACGGAACTGCCAATATTGCTGTTCGTCGTGTATTAGAGGAGGTTGGTTTCTCTCAATTAACGGTCGTACCAGAACAAGAGCTTCCTGATCCAGAATTTAGTACAGTGAGCTCACCAAACCCTGAAGAACACGCGGCATTTGAATTGGCAATTCGCTATGGTGAACAAGAGCAAGCGGATCTTCTTTTAGCGACAGATCCCGATGGGGACCGTGTTGGACTTGCTGTAAAGGATGCAAGCGGAGAATATGTTGTACTAACAGGGAATCAAACAGGAGCTCTACTCATTGAATACATGTTAAGTCAGAAAAATGAGCAAGGTACACTTCCAAAAAATGGAGTGATTATGAAGACGATCGTGACTTCTGAATTAGGACGAGTGATTGCTGAACATTACGGATTAAAAGCCATTGATACGCTAACAGGCTTTAAATTCATCGGTGAGAAAATTGGCCAATATGAGACATCAGGTGAACATACATTCCTGTTCGGATACGAAGAGAGTTATGGATACCTTATTGGTGACTTTGTCCGGGATAAAGATGCAATTCAAGCGTGTCTTCTAGCAGCTGAACTAGCAGCGTATTATAAATCCCGCAATATGACGATCTATGATGGATTGCTTGAAATGTATGAAAAATATGGCTATTTCAAAGAAACTTTGCAATCCTTAACACTGAAAGGAAAAGTAGGCATTGAAAAGATTGAATCGATCATTGCTTCATTCAGACAAGCTCCACCAACGGAACTAAATGGAGTGGCAATTATATCGGTTGAAGATTACTTATCAAATGAATCAACAACGGTTGGAACCTCTGAAAAGAAAGTGATTCAGCTTCCTAAGTCCAATGTGCTGAAATACACCCTTGAAGATGGTTCGTGGTTCTGCATTCGTCCGTCTGGAACAGAGCCGAAGGTGAAATTCTATTTCGGTGTCCAAAAAGAGACCTTAGCAGAAAGTGAACAAAGCCTCAAACAACTAGAAGATGCAGTGATGAGCCTCGTTCATGCGATGAAATAAGAGAATAATGTTTGACAGGGAAGCTACCTATTATAGGTAGCTTTTCGTTGTTTTACTGTTTAATAGTTCTCATGAATTGTCTGACTCCCTCATAAAATGAATGAAGTAGCTTTAAAGGAGGGGGATTTTGGCGATGAATAACTGGAAGGATCTTGAACATTCAATAGCTGAGATTACAGAAATTGCCGAAGGATTTGGTCTTGATTTCTATGAAATGCGCTATGAAATTTGTCCTGCTGAAATTATTTATACATTCGGTGCGTATGGGATGCCGACAAGATATTCTCACTGGAGCTTTGGGAAACAATTTCATAAGATGAAGCTTCAATATGATCTAGGACTCAGTAAAATCTATGAACTTGTTATTAATTCGGACCCTTGCTATGCCTTTTTATTAGATAGCAATTCATTAATTCAAAATAAATTAATTGTTGCTCACGTGTTAGCACATTGTGATTTCTTTAAAAATAATGTTCGATTTTCCAATACACGAAAAGACATGGTTGAAAGCATGAGTGCCACAGCAGAACGTATTGCACATTATGAACAGGTGTATGGAAAAGACGAGGTAGAGAATTTCTTAGATGCGGTGCTCGCGATTCAAGAGCATATTGATCCGAGCTTAGTCCGACCGAAGCTTGCATGGAGCTTAGACGATGACGGAAACACTAAGCAAGTAAAGTCAAGAGGAGAGTACGATGATTTATGGGGTCTAGATAAAAAGCCAAAGCCAGAAGAAAACAAAATCTCAAAAAAACAATTCCCACCTAGTCCAGAAAAAGACGTGCTCTTATTTATTGAAGAATATAGTCGCGAATTAGATCCATGGCAACGAGATGTATTAACAATGATGCGAGAGGAGATGTTGTATTTCTGGCCGCAACTTGAGACGAAGATTATGAATGAAGGTTGGGCGTCTTACTGGCATGCACGAATCTTACGAGAAATGGATTTAACAACCGAGGAGACGATTGAATTTGCCAAGCTAAATGCAGGCGTTGTTCAACCTTCAAAAACATCAATTAATCCATATTATTTAGGGTTGAAGATTTTTGAAGATATTGAAGAAAGGTATGATAACCCAACAAAAGAAATGCAAGAACGACAAGGAGTGAAGCCTGGTAGTGGAAGAGAGAAGATGTATGAAGTCAGGGAAATTGAGTCTGATATCTCATTTATTCGCAACTATCTAACGAAAGACCTCGTGATGCGTGAGGATATGTATTTATTCCAAAAACAAGGAGCAGAGTATAAAGTAGTGGATAAAGCATGGGAGCAAGTGCGTGATCAACTCGCTTCTTCAAGGGTGAATGGAGGGTTCCCGTATTTAACGGTGACAGACGGTGATTATTTGAAAAACGGAGAACTATACATTAATCATTCCTATGAAGGAACAGAACTTGATGTCAGCTATCTAGAAAGGGTTCTGCCTTACTTTCATCAACTCTGGGGCCGTTCGGTTCATATCGAATCCGTGATTAACGACAAGCAGATTGTTTTCATCTACGACGGGAAAAAAGTGCATAGAAAGTATCTGTAATCTGTTTTGGAGCCACCTCGAAAGTTGAGGTGGTTTTTATGTATGAATTTTATTGGTAAGGGTAAGGTA
Above is a genomic segment from Bacillus sp. FJAT-45037 containing:
- a CDS encoding SpoVR family protein, whose protein sequence is MNNWKDLEHSIAEITEIAEGFGLDFYEMRYEICPAEIIYTFGAYGMPTRYSHWSFGKQFHKMKLQYDLGLSKIYELVINSDPCYAFLLDSNSLIQNKLIVAHVLAHCDFFKNNVRFSNTRKDMVESMSATAERIAHYEQVYGKDEVENFLDAVLAIQEHIDPSLVRPKLAWSLDDDGNTKQVKSRGEYDDLWGLDKKPKPEENKISKKQFPPSPEKDVLLFIEEYSRELDPWQRDVLTMMREEMLYFWPQLETKIMNEGWASYWHARILREMDLTTEETIEFAKLNAGVVQPSKTSINPYYLGLKIFEDIEERYDNPTKEMQERQGVKPGSGREKMYEVREIESDISFIRNYLTKDLVMREDMYLFQKQGAEYKVVDKAWEQVRDQLASSRVNGGFPYLTVTDGDYLKNGELYINHSYEGTELDVSYLERVLPYFHQLWGRSVHIESVINDKQIVFIYDGKKVHRKYL
- a CDS encoding FixH family protein; the encoded protein is MILERLRGVNIGIFVMALFFLIGSFVVVVSFLFVENENVITDWKMTVVGINEVYQTGQIIDIHVFLEDESNESIENADVSLVLDRPETVHHLTKVMHRLEDGLYEAEAILSVPGIWIGMVEASRGKDVYRNQFLLKVEGSVIGEPSRDPADHFSLDQYLPDDVQQKVESYESFDR
- a CDS encoding glycerol-3-phosphate dehydrogenase/oxidase, producing MTHTFSSERRYAYIEELTTTELDVLVIGGGITGAGIALDASSRGMKIGLIEMQDFAAGTSSRSTKLVHGGLRYLKQLEVKLVAEVGKERAIVYENAPHVTSPTWMLLPIYKNGTFGKVSTSLGLNMYDRLADVDKKERRTMLNRKTTQEREPLLRKEKLKGGGLYVEYRTDDARLTIEVLKEAVRLGTIAVSYAKVESFIYENGKAIGVVMVDQLTGEAKKVYAKKIVNAAGPWVDTLREQDRSKTKKYLKLSKGVHLVIDHGRFPLRQAVYFDTEKDGRMIFAIPRDGKTYIGTTDTYYEGDITHPRMTIADRDYLLAVANFMFPALSLTTEDVESSWAGLRPLIYEDGKGPSEISRKDEVFISDSGLLTIAGGKLTGYRKMAERVVNSISKDLGVNVPCQTESITLSGGHVGGVAQLGAFLEQRKLEGMSLGLTEATALSLAKLYGSNVTKVFAIMRQTKKHAESFHLPKELFAQLRYGIEEEMVVTPLDFFNRRTGALFFNIVWIKTHKEAVIRYMKSVFEWDEERTKKHEEELNQELYYAMTPVADERHPL
- a CDS encoding phospho-sugar mutase, yielding MDWMNRYEKWNTFFALEPELKEAMQQLEGNEEALEDCFYKDLEFGTGGIRGEIGPGPNRLNTYTIRRAAEGLAQYIASNGEEAKKRGVAIAFDSRHKSPEFAREAALTLGKHGIQTYLFHDLRPTPELSFAVRKLNAYAGIVVTASHNPPEYNGFKVYGPDGGQLPPGPADELVRYVSGIEDELTIEVADEMVLKGDRLLQVIAEDIDDAYNEQLKTILVQPKLVEEVGSDVKIVFTPLHGTANIAVRRVLEEVGFSQLTVVPEQELPDPEFSTVSSPNPEEHAAFELAIRYGEQEQADLLLATDPDGDRVGLAVKDASGEYVVLTGNQTGALLIEYMLSQKNEQGTLPKNGVIMKTIVTSELGRVIAEHYGLKAIDTLTGFKFIGEKIGQYETSGEHTFLFGYEESYGYLIGDFVRDKDAIQACLLAAELAAYYKSRNMTIYDGLLEMYEKYGYFKETLQSLTLKGKVGIEKIESIIASFRQAPPTELNGVAIISVEDYLSNESTTVGTSEKKVIQLPKSNVLKYTLEDGSWFCIRPSGTEPKVKFYFGVQKETLAESEQSLKQLEDAVMSLVHAMK